One window from the genome of Cyclobacterium amurskyense encodes:
- the bshA gene encoding N-acetyl-alpha-D-glucosaminyl L-malate synthase BshA: MKIGIVCYPTFGGSGVVATELGKALAAKGHQIHFITYSQPTRLDFFSENLYYHEVDIKSYPLFEHAPYELALASKMVNVVKYEDLDLLHVHYAIPHASAAYMAKQILKRQGITIPVVTTLHGTDITLVGKDPSYEPVVTFSINESDGVTAVSEDLKKATHMHFDVDNHIEVIPNFIDLSRFKRQKKDHFKKAICPNDEKLMVHTSNFRKVKRVQDVIKVFYEVRKSIPSKLLLVGDGPERDKMERLCRELGTCEDVRFLGKLEAVEEVLSVADLFLMPSEKESFGLAALEAMACEVPLLTSNVGGIPELNIEGETGFLCEVGDIETMTAKAKFILADENLSNFKKNALARAKLFDVSAILPLYEAFYQKTIEKMQVALK; encoded by the coding sequence ATGAAAATTGGGATAGTATGTTACCCCACCTTTGGTGGTAGTGGTGTAGTTGCCACTGAATTGGGTAAAGCCCTTGCTGCAAAAGGTCATCAAATTCATTTTATAACCTACAGCCAACCTACACGGCTGGATTTTTTTAGTGAGAATTTATATTACCACGAAGTAGACATTAAAAGCTATCCTCTTTTTGAGCATGCCCCATATGAACTTGCATTAGCGAGTAAAATGGTGAATGTGGTCAAGTATGAAGATTTGGACCTTTTACATGTTCATTATGCCATACCGCATGCTTCTGCTGCCTATATGGCAAAACAGATATTAAAAAGGCAGGGTATAACCATCCCCGTGGTCACTACCCTTCATGGCACAGACATAACCCTGGTAGGTAAAGACCCCAGTTATGAGCCCGTGGTCACTTTTAGCATCAACGAATCTGATGGAGTTACGGCAGTTTCTGAAGACCTTAAAAAGGCCACGCATATGCATTTTGATGTGGACAACCACATTGAAGTCATCCCCAATTTCATTGACCTTTCTAGATTTAAGAGACAGAAAAAAGATCACTTTAAAAAAGCCATCTGCCCTAATGATGAAAAATTGATGGTTCATACGTCCAATTTCAGGAAAGTAAAACGTGTTCAGGATGTAATTAAAGTCTTTTACGAGGTGAGAAAATCCATTCCCTCAAAGCTATTACTTGTAGGTGATGGACCTGAAAGAGACAAGATGGAAAGGCTTTGTAGAGAATTAGGAACTTGTGAGGATGTTCGTTTTCTAGGAAAACTCGAGGCTGTTGAAGAAGTATTGTCAGTAGCAGATCTATTTCTAATGCCTTCCGAAAAAGAAAGCTTTGGTTTGGCAGCTTTGGAAGCCATGGCCTGTGAGGTCCCTCTTTTAACAAGTAATGTAGGCGGAATTCCCGAGTTAAATATCGAAGGCGAAACTGGCTTCTTATGTGAAGTAGGTGACATTGAAACAATGACAGCCAAAGCAAAATTTATCCTTGCTGACGAAAATTTATCAAATTTCAAGAAAAACGCATTGGCACGTGCAAAATTATTTGATGTTTCGGCTATCCTTCCACTTTATGAAGCTTTTTACCAAAAAACCATAGAAAAAATGCAAGTAGCTCTAAAATAA